The proteins below come from a single Cottoperca gobio chromosome 11, fCotGob3.1, whole genome shotgun sequence genomic window:
- the LOC115015936 gene encoding sodium-dependent neutral amino acid transporter B(0)AT1-like isoform X2 produces MIPFLILLVLEGIPLLYLEFAIGQRLRKGSVGVWAAINPYMTGVGIASMTVSFLVGMYYNTIIAWVMWYFFNSFQSPLPWSQCPLNDNLTARVSECQRSSPVDYFWYRETLNTSEAIEDAGSVQWWMVLCLAAAWSVLYFCCIRGIETTGKAVYVTSTLPYVVLTIFLIRGLTLKGSVEGIKFLFTPDLDELVKPSTWLDAGAQVFYSFSLASGGLISFSSYNPVHNNCEQDAVIISIINGCTSIYAATVIYSIIGFRATEQFDACVNENIMLLLNAFDLSEGTVTDSNYDEMLQKLNSTISGPEVIQGLDLSTCNLMTFLSDGVEGTGLAFIVFTEAITKMPFSPLWSVLFFIMLFCLGLSTMFGSIEGVVVPLQDLQIFPKKCPKEVLTGIVCFSSFLIALIFALRSGNYWLALFDSYAGSIPLLIIAFCEMTGIAYVYGIDRFNEDIEFMIGHKPNIFWQAAWRVVSPLIVLIIFVFYFVTKVSAELTYITWNPSSENFPVLETVPYPDWVYVIIFLLAGVPSLLIPGFALYKLFQRCCCKKTIKKLDLITVSAKVDMYDTN; encoded by the exons ATGATCCCTTTTCTTATCCTGCTTGTCCTGGAGGGAATACCACTGTTGTACCTGGAGTTTGCCATCGGCCAACGCCTTAGAAAGGGTAGTGTAGGGGTTTGGGCTGCAATTAACCCCTACATGACTGGAGTTG GTATTGCATCCATGACTGTCTCATTCTTAGTGGGCATGTACTACAACACCATCATAGCCTGGGTGATGTGGTACTTCTTCAACTCTTTCCAGAGCCCGCTGCCATGGAGCCAATGTCCTCTCAACGATAATCTCACAG CTCGAGTGTCAGAATGTCAACGCAGCTCTCCAGTGGACTACTTCTGGTACAGAGAGACGCTGAACACCTCAGAGGCTATAGAGGACGCTGGAAGTGTGCAGTGGTGGATGGTGCTGTGTTTGGCTGCTGCTTGGAGTGTGCTCTATTTTTGCTGCATTAGAGGGATTGAGACCACAGGCAAG GCTGTGTACGTCACCTCCACTCTGCCATACGTGGTCCTCACCATCTTCCTCATCAGAGGACTGACTCTGAAAGGGTCTGTAGAGGGAATCAAGTTCCTGTTCACACCAGAT CTAGATGAGTTGGTGAAGCCATCAACGTGGTTGGATGCAGGAGCTCAAGTGTTTTACTCCTTCTCTCTGGCCTCTGGAGGTCTCATCTCATTCTCCAGCTACAACCCTGTTCA caACAATTGTGAGCAAGATGCTGTTATCATCTCCATTATTAATGGCTGTACTTCTATCTATGCTGCCACCGTCATCTACTCCATAATTGGCTTCCGGGCAACAGAGCAGTTTGATGCCTGCGTTAATGA AAACATCATGTTGCTGCTGAATGCATTTGATCTTTCTGAGGGGACGGTCACAGACAGCAACTATGATGAAATGCTGCAAAAGCTCAACAGCACGATCTCAGGGCCAGAGGTCATTCAGGGGCTGGACCTCAGCACCTGCAACCTTATGACTTTTCTTAgtgat GGAGTGGAGGGAACGGGTCTAGCCTTTATCGTGTTCACAGAGGCCATCACAAAGATGCCCTTTTCTCCCCTATGGTCCGTCCTCTTTTTCATCATGCTCTTCTGTCTCGGGCTCTCCACCATGTTTGGAAGTATTGAGGGAGTCGTGGTTCCCCTACAGGACCTACAGATCTTTCCTAAGAAGTGTCCTAAAGAGGTGCTCACAG gaATTGTATGCTTCTCATCCTTCTTGATTGCGCTCATCTTTGCTCTGCGGTCTGGTAATTACTGGTTAGCACTCTTTGACAGCTACGCAGGCTCCATCCCTCTGCTCATTATTGCCTTCTGTGAGATGACTGGTATAGCCTACGTGTATGGAATAGATAG GTTCAATGAAGATATTGAGTTCATGATTGGACACAAACCCAACATCTTCTGGCAGGCCGCGTGGAGAGTGGTCAGCCCTTTGATTGTCTTAAtcatctttgtgttttactttgtcaCCAAAGTCAGCGCTGAACTCACTTACATCACCTGGAATCCAAGCTCG GAAAACTTCCCGGTGTTGGAGACAGTTCCCTATCCTGACTGGGTCTATGTTATTATTTTCCTTCTGGCTGGAGTTCCCAGTCTTTTGATCCCAGGATTTGCTTTATACAAATTATTCCAAAGATGCTGCTGCAAGAAAACCATCAAAAAACTTGATCTCATCACTGTATCTGCCAAAGTCGACATGTATGACACTAACTAG
- the LOC115015936 gene encoding sodium-dependent neutral amino acid transporter B(0)AT1-like isoform X1: MRLFLPNPGLDDRIPSHADLERMEKEKAGDRPKWDNKTQYLLTCVGFCVGLGNVWRFPYLCQSHGGGAFMIPFLILLVLEGIPLLYLEFAIGQRLRKGSVGVWAAINPYMTGVGIASMTVSFLVGMYYNTIIAWVMWYFFNSFQSPLPWSQCPLNDNLTARVSECQRSSPVDYFWYRETLNTSEAIEDAGSVQWWMVLCLAAAWSVLYFCCIRGIETTGKAVYVTSTLPYVVLTIFLIRGLTLKGSVEGIKFLFTPDLDELVKPSTWLDAGAQVFYSFSLASGGLISFSSYNPVHNNCEQDAVIISIINGCTSIYAATVIYSIIGFRATEQFDACVNENIMLLLNAFDLSEGTVTDSNYDEMLQKLNSTISGPEVIQGLDLSTCNLMTFLSDGVEGTGLAFIVFTEAITKMPFSPLWSVLFFIMLFCLGLSTMFGSIEGVVVPLQDLQIFPKKCPKEVLTGIVCFSSFLIALIFALRSGNYWLALFDSYAGSIPLLIIAFCEMTGIAYVYGIDRFNEDIEFMIGHKPNIFWQAAWRVVSPLIVLIIFVFYFVTKVSAELTYITWNPSSENFPVLETVPYPDWVYVIIFLLAGVPSLLIPGFALYKLFQRCCCKKTIKKLDLITVSAKVDMYDTN, from the exons ATGAGACTGTTTCTTCCAAACCCGGGCCTGGATGACCGGATCCCCTCTCACGCGGAcctggagaggatggagaaggagaaggcaGGAGACAGGCCCAAATGGGACAACAAAACCCAGTATCTGCTCACCTGTGTGGGCTTCTGTGTGGGACTTGGCAACGTCTGGAGGTTCCCTTACCTGTGTCAGAGCCACGGAGGAG GTGCTTTTATGATCCCTTTTCTTATCCTGCTTGTCCTGGAGGGAATACCACTGTTGTACCTGGAGTTTGCCATCGGCCAACGCCTTAGAAAGGGTAGTGTAGGGGTTTGGGCTGCAATTAACCCCTACATGACTGGAGTTG GTATTGCATCCATGACTGTCTCATTCTTAGTGGGCATGTACTACAACACCATCATAGCCTGGGTGATGTGGTACTTCTTCAACTCTTTCCAGAGCCCGCTGCCATGGAGCCAATGTCCTCTCAACGATAATCTCACAG CTCGAGTGTCAGAATGTCAACGCAGCTCTCCAGTGGACTACTTCTGGTACAGAGAGACGCTGAACACCTCAGAGGCTATAGAGGACGCTGGAAGTGTGCAGTGGTGGATGGTGCTGTGTTTGGCTGCTGCTTGGAGTGTGCTCTATTTTTGCTGCATTAGAGGGATTGAGACCACAGGCAAG GCTGTGTACGTCACCTCCACTCTGCCATACGTGGTCCTCACCATCTTCCTCATCAGAGGACTGACTCTGAAAGGGTCTGTAGAGGGAATCAAGTTCCTGTTCACACCAGAT CTAGATGAGTTGGTGAAGCCATCAACGTGGTTGGATGCAGGAGCTCAAGTGTTTTACTCCTTCTCTCTGGCCTCTGGAGGTCTCATCTCATTCTCCAGCTACAACCCTGTTCA caACAATTGTGAGCAAGATGCTGTTATCATCTCCATTATTAATGGCTGTACTTCTATCTATGCTGCCACCGTCATCTACTCCATAATTGGCTTCCGGGCAACAGAGCAGTTTGATGCCTGCGTTAATGA AAACATCATGTTGCTGCTGAATGCATTTGATCTTTCTGAGGGGACGGTCACAGACAGCAACTATGATGAAATGCTGCAAAAGCTCAACAGCACGATCTCAGGGCCAGAGGTCATTCAGGGGCTGGACCTCAGCACCTGCAACCTTATGACTTTTCTTAgtgat GGAGTGGAGGGAACGGGTCTAGCCTTTATCGTGTTCACAGAGGCCATCACAAAGATGCCCTTTTCTCCCCTATGGTCCGTCCTCTTTTTCATCATGCTCTTCTGTCTCGGGCTCTCCACCATGTTTGGAAGTATTGAGGGAGTCGTGGTTCCCCTACAGGACCTACAGATCTTTCCTAAGAAGTGTCCTAAAGAGGTGCTCACAG gaATTGTATGCTTCTCATCCTTCTTGATTGCGCTCATCTTTGCTCTGCGGTCTGGTAATTACTGGTTAGCACTCTTTGACAGCTACGCAGGCTCCATCCCTCTGCTCATTATTGCCTTCTGTGAGATGACTGGTATAGCCTACGTGTATGGAATAGATAG GTTCAATGAAGATATTGAGTTCATGATTGGACACAAACCCAACATCTTCTGGCAGGCCGCGTGGAGAGTGGTCAGCCCTTTGATTGTCTTAAtcatctttgtgttttactttgtcaCCAAAGTCAGCGCTGAACTCACTTACATCACCTGGAATCCAAGCTCG GAAAACTTCCCGGTGTTGGAGACAGTTCCCTATCCTGACTGGGTCTATGTTATTATTTTCCTTCTGGCTGGAGTTCCCAGTCTTTTGATCCCAGGATTTGCTTTATACAAATTATTCCAAAGATGCTGCTGCAAGAAAACCATCAAAAAACTTGATCTCATCACTGTATCTGCCAAAGTCGACATGTATGACACTAACTAG